The Haloarcula sp. H-GB4 genome contains a region encoding:
- a CDS encoding acyl-CoA carboxylase subunit beta — protein sequence MQVRISDDATESEAQAIAEALATHFEDDITLVIDSGEAVSSATYDGDRRDESTEPIDDDLGPTEREETLREEIEEILEGGPEKYKEQLPEEGKLFVRDRIDLWFGDDFLFEDGKFAEFDADDQLPADGLITGAAEFEGRDLHFMANDYTVKRGSMAAKGVEKFLRMQQRALKTGRPVLYLMDSSGGRIDQQTGFFANREGIGKFYYNHSMLSGRVPQICVLYGPCIAGAAYTPVFADFTVMVRDMSAMAIASPRMVEMVTGEEISLEELGGPDVHAQHSGSADLIADDEEHARELVAKLIGYLPDNADEDPPQTSGMAPKRSPEGIDSVVPEKPNKGYDMFDVIERVVDAGSTLELRPEYGKEIITSFARIDGRPVGVIANQPAQRAGAIFPDAAEKAAQFIWTCDAYNIPLLYLCDTPGFMAGSGVEKEGILEQGKKMIYATSSATVPKQSVVVRKAYGAGIYAMSGPAYDPESTIGLPSGEIAIMGPEAAINAVYARKLSEIDDEDERQQKEQELREAYREDIDIHRMASEVVVDDIVPPSDLRTELVNRFAFYETVEKDLPDKKHGTIL from the coding sequence ATGCAAGTCAGAATTTCAGACGACGCGACCGAATCGGAAGCACAGGCCATTGCCGAGGCACTGGCGACACACTTCGAGGACGACATTACTCTCGTCATCGACAGCGGCGAAGCAGTCAGCAGTGCCACGTACGACGGCGATCGACGGGACGAATCCACGGAACCGATCGACGACGACCTCGGCCCGACTGAACGCGAAGAGACCCTGCGCGAGGAGATTGAAGAGATCCTCGAAGGCGGGCCGGAAAAGTACAAAGAGCAGTTGCCTGAGGAGGGCAAGCTGTTTGTCCGGGACCGTATCGACCTGTGGTTCGGTGACGATTTCCTGTTCGAGGACGGGAAATTTGCGGAGTTCGACGCTGACGACCAGCTTCCGGCAGACGGGCTCATCACGGGGGCCGCGGAGTTCGAGGGCCGTGACCTGCATTTCATGGCCAACGATTACACGGTCAAACGCGGCAGCATGGCCGCAAAGGGTGTCGAGAAGTTCCTCCGGATGCAACAGCGGGCACTGAAAACCGGGCGACCGGTGCTGTATCTGATGGACTCCTCGGGCGGCCGTATCGACCAGCAGACGGGCTTTTTCGCCAACCGCGAAGGGATCGGGAAGTTCTACTACAACCACTCGATGCTCTCTGGGCGAGTCCCACAGATCTGTGTGCTGTACGGTCCCTGTATCGCCGGCGCGGCCTACACGCCAGTTTTCGCGGATTTCACCGTTATGGTCCGGGATATGAGTGCCATGGCGATCGCCAGCCCCCGGATGGTCGAAATGGTCACGGGCGAAGAGATCAGCCTCGAAGAGCTCGGCGGCCCTGACGTGCACGCACAGCACTCCGGGAGTGCGGACCTCATCGCTGACGACGAGGAACACGCCCGCGAACTCGTCGCGAAACTCATCGGCTATCTGCCCGACAACGCTGACGAGGACCCACCACAGACCAGCGGGATGGCCCCGAAGCGTTCGCCGGAGGGTATCGATTCCGTTGTGCCAGAAAAGCCTAACAAGGGCTATGACATGTTCGACGTGATCGAGCGGGTCGTCGATGCCGGATCGACGCTCGAACTCCGGCCCGAGTACGGCAAGGAGATCATCACGTCGTTTGCCCGGATAGACGGCCGTCCGGTCGGGGTCATCGCCAACCAGCCAGCCCAGCGCGCGGGGGCCATCTTCCCGGACGCGGCGGAGAAAGCCGCCCAGTTCATCTGGACCTGTGACGCCTACAACATCCCGCTGCTGTACCTCTGTGATACGCCGGGGTTCATGGCTGGCTCAGGTGTCGAGAAGGAGGGTATCCTCGAACAGGGCAAAAAGATGATCTACGCCACGTCTTCGGCGACAGTGCCCAAGCAGTCCGTCGTTGTCAGGAAAGCCTACGGCGCGGGTATTTACGCGATGTCCGGTCCCGCGTACGACCCCGAGTCGACGATCGGCCTTCCGAGCGGGGAAATCGCAATCATGGGTCCCGAAGCGGCTATCAACGCCGTCTACGCCCGGAAGCTCTCCGAGATCGATGACGAGGACGAACGACAGCAAAAAGAGCAGGAACTCCGCGAAGCCTACCGCGAGGATATCGACATTCATCGAATGGCCAGCGAAGTTGTCGTTGACGACATTGTCCCGCCAAGCGACCTCAGAACGGAACTGGTGAACCGGTTCGCGTTCTACGAAACCGTCGAGAAAGACCTCCCGGACAAGAAACACGGAACCATCCTCTGA
- a CDS encoding acetyl-CoA carboxylase biotin carboxylase subunit, with product MFEKVLVANRGEIAVRVMAACEELGIETVAVYSDADRNAGHVEYADDAYNVGPAPASESYLDQTAILDVAERAGADAIHPGYGFLAENAEFATRVEDTDGITWVGPPSDAMETLGEKTKARTVMKEAGVPVVPGTTDLVDEPDEVRELGAEYGYPIAIKAEGGGGGRGMKIVRSEAEVAEALKSAKREGEAYFGNDSVYVEKYLEAPKHVEVQVLADEHGNVRHLGERDCSLQRRHQKVIEEAPSPALDAELRTEIGEAARRGVSEAGYTNAGTVEFLVEDGEFYFMEVNTRIQVEHTVTEAVTGIDIVRWQLRVAAGEQLAFTQDDVSIDGHAVEYRINAENPAEDFAPTPGPLTTYAPPSSIGVRLDHAVSQGDDIGGDYDSMIAKLIVAGEDREHCLDRSRRALDHFTVEGVHTTIPFHLLMLDDDTFRAGTHTTKYLDQELADEALDEAVARWGTDEVGSDGSSAATDEIAVEVDGKRFDVVVTDGLPRVSRDGNASGGSGSNASGGNSSGGGTVDVTTSGAITAEMQGTILSTEVAPGDNIAAGDVVCVLEAMKMENDVVASTGGTVASVPIAEGDSVDMGDTLVVLEE from the coding sequence ATGTTCGAGAAAGTCCTTGTCGCAAACCGCGGCGAAATCGCGGTTCGTGTGATGGCTGCGTGTGAAGAGCTGGGTATCGAAACAGTCGCCGTCTACAGCGACGCCGACCGCAACGCCGGCCACGTTGAGTACGCCGACGACGCATACAACGTCGGCCCGGCACCTGCAAGCGAGTCGTATCTCGACCAGACCGCTATCCTCGATGTCGCTGAGCGAGCCGGGGCCGACGCAATTCATCCGGGGTACGGCTTCCTCGCGGAAAACGCCGAGTTCGCTACCCGCGTTGAGGATACCGACGGAATCACGTGGGTCGGCCCGCCAAGCGACGCGATGGAGACGCTGGGTGAAAAGACGAAAGCCCGGACAGTGATGAAGGAGGCTGGCGTCCCGGTCGTCCCTGGCACGACGGATCTGGTCGACGAGCCGGATGAAGTACGGGAATTGGGCGCAGAGTACGGCTACCCCATCGCGATAAAGGCCGAGGGCGGCGGTGGCGGTCGCGGCATGAAGATCGTCCGGAGCGAGGCCGAGGTTGCGGAGGCGCTCAAAAGCGCAAAACGCGAGGGTGAAGCCTATTTCGGCAATGACTCGGTGTACGTCGAAAAGTACCTCGAAGCCCCAAAACACGTCGAGGTGCAGGTGCTTGCGGACGAACACGGCAACGTCCGTCACCTCGGCGAGCGCGACTGCTCGCTGCAACGTCGCCACCAGAAGGTCATCGAGGAAGCCCCGAGTCCGGCGCTCGATGCCGAACTACGTACGGAGATCGGGGAGGCCGCCAGACGCGGTGTCAGTGAAGCCGGGTACACGAACGCCGGCACCGTAGAGTTTCTCGTCGAAGACGGGGAGTTCTATTTCATGGAGGTGAACACCCGAATCCAGGTCGAACACACCGTCACCGAAGCAGTGACGGGGATCGACATCGTTCGCTGGCAGCTCCGGGTCGCCGCGGGCGAGCAACTGGCCTTCACACAGGACGACGTGTCGATAGACGGGCACGCCGTCGAGTACCGGATCAACGCGGAGAACCCGGCGGAGGACTTCGCGCCGACGCCGGGACCGCTGACGACGTACGCGCCGCCAAGCAGTATCGGTGTCCGGCTCGACCACGCAGTCTCCCAGGGCGACGATATCGGGGGCGACTACGATTCGATGATCGCGAAGCTCATCGTCGCCGGTGAGGACCGGGAGCACTGTCTGGACCGGTCGAGGCGTGCGCTCGACCATTTCACTGTCGAGGGGGTCCATACGACCATCCCGTTCCATCTGTTGATGCTTGATGACGACACCTTCCGCGCCGGAACGCACACGACAAAATACCTCGATCAGGAACTCGCCGACGAGGCCCTTGACGAGGCTGTTGCACGATGGGGGACCGACGAGGTCGGCAGCGACGGCTCGTCGGCGGCGACGGATGAAATTGCTGTCGAAGTCGATGGGAAGCGCTTCGATGTGGTCGTTACGGACGGCCTACCCCGCGTATCCCGTGATGGCAACGCCAGTGGCGGCTCCGGCAGTAACGCTTCGGGCGGCAACTCATCCGGTGGCGGCACGGTGGACGTGACCACGTCGGGTGCAATTACGGCTGAGATGCAGGGAACCATTCTCTCGACCGAAGTCGCGCCCGGTGACAATATCGCTGCGGGCGATGTCGTCTGCGTGCTGGAGGCGATGAAAATGGAAAACGACGTGGTGGCATCCACGGGCGGCACTGTCGCGTCCGTCCCGATTGCGGAGGGCGACTCCGTAGACATGGGTGACACCCTGGTTGTACTGGAGGAGTAA
- a CDS encoding acyl-CoA dehydrogenase family protein codes for MNFEDTEERSMIRSTAADVAAEYGPEYWREKEEAGEFGEEFWDELAAAGFHGLLVPPEYEGAGMGIQEMGLVMETLCAEGCGMAGTWYLVLTAGMAAAGIKESGTEAQKQTYLPDIANGKRNFSIGITEPEAGTNTLNVATRAEKDGDEYVLNGNKAWITFADRADNMILVTRTTPRDEVERGTDGISLFIIDMDDPGIDVSPIPKHGINYSKSCEVFIEDVRVPEENLLGEEDDGWWTLVDMLNPERIGFAAAGTGIGKLAADTAIEYASDREVFGAPVGSHQAVSFPITKAYARMETAALMREKASWLYDQGEECGYETNVAKATAVSAGIEAVKQSMQAFGGWGYAKEYDVERWWREINLTRLAPVSQQMAYNHIGQHLGFPRSY; via the coding sequence ATGAATTTCGAAGATACAGAGGAGCGTTCGATGATTCGGTCGACCGCAGCGGACGTGGCGGCCGAGTACGGACCGGAGTACTGGCGCGAGAAAGAGGAGGCAGGCGAGTTCGGAGAGGAATTCTGGGACGAACTGGCCGCGGCCGGCTTCCACGGCCTGTTGGTCCCGCCGGAGTACGAAGGGGCCGGGATGGGAATCCAGGAGATGGGGCTGGTCATGGAGACGCTCTGTGCCGAGGGCTGTGGCATGGCGGGCACCTGGTATCTGGTGCTCACCGCTGGTATGGCCGCTGCCGGTATCAAGGAGAGCGGAACAGAAGCGCAGAAACAAACCTACCTGCCGGACATCGCCAACGGCAAGCGAAACTTCTCTATTGGCATCACAGAGCCCGAAGCCGGGACAAACACGCTGAATGTCGCCACCCGAGCCGAGAAAGACGGCGACGAGTACGTGCTGAACGGGAACAAGGCCTGGATTACCTTCGCGGACCGGGCCGACAATATGATCCTCGTCACGCGCACGACCCCACGTGACGAGGTTGAGCGCGGGACTGACGGCATAAGTCTGTTTATCATTGATATGGACGACCCCGGCATCGACGTATCACCAATTCCCAAACACGGCATCAACTATTCGAAGTCCTGTGAGGTCTTCATCGAGGACGTTCGGGTTCCCGAGGAGAACCTGCTAGGCGAGGAAGACGATGGCTGGTGGACTCTGGTCGATATGCTGAACCCGGAACGAATAGGCTTTGCGGCCGCCGGGACCGGTATCGGCAAACTAGCCGCCGACACTGCTATCGAGTACGCTAGCGACCGGGAGGTGTTTGGCGCGCCCGTCGGGAGCCATCAGGCGGTCTCGTTCCCGATCACCAAGGCGTACGCCCGCATGGAAACAGCGGCACTCATGCGTGAGAAGGCGTCCTGGCTCTATGATCAGGGCGAGGAGTGCGGATACGAGACAAACGTCGCGAAGGCGACGGCCGTCAGTGCTGGTATCGAAGCAGTCAAACAATCGATGCAGGCGTTCGGCGGCTGGGGCTACGCGAAGGAGTACGACGTTGAGCGCTGGTGGCGTGAAATCAACCTGACACGGCTGGCCCCGGTTTCCCAGCAGATGGCGTACAACCATATCGGGCAGCACCTCGGCTTCCCCAGATCCTACTAA
- a CDS encoding acyl-CoA synthetase, translating to MVTSHNLPDYDTARQEFSWDDIYAEADWDAPNDLNIGHEVADRHASDRGQVALYQVGTDGELSKMTFWELADRSSQFANVLDDLGVAQGDRVFSYMPRIPEHYVALVGTLKHGAVWGSVNERFGPDGISYRLDDCDAKVVVTTTDNRDTVEDALDDAPTVEHVITVDRGGGAPADDVVFNTALDGASTAYEVAETSGEDDALLYYTSGTTGLAKGVLHKQRWIAGVAATQKYAVDLQDGDLYWSTGDLGWLTGAINTLGAWFWGASLFTYEGEFDTDEWADLLDEYPISVLFSVPTAYRMLRENEDVLADVDLDLRHALSIGEPLSAGVVEWGEDELGVTILDTYGQTETGNMIINNYPTMELRPGSMGKPLPGIEADIVDPQSGEVLEPGETGEIAQRGDYPCFFAEFWNKPEKTQRAFIDGPDGKWYLSGDLAHKDENGYFWFEGRADDVILSSGYRIGPFEVESSLGEHEAVAEAAVVPKPHEARGNIVKAYVVPSEDAEPSDPLKEDIQSYVKEELSAHEYPREIEFREELPKTVTGKIRRTELHDDAEAEAEVEP from the coding sequence ACCTGAACATCGGGCACGAAGTCGCTGACCGACACGCGAGCGACCGGGGACAGGTCGCACTCTATCAGGTCGGGACCGACGGAGAACTGTCGAAAATGACGTTCTGGGAGCTTGCTGACCGCTCAAGCCAGTTCGCCAACGTCCTCGACGACCTTGGGGTTGCGCAGGGTGACCGGGTCTTCTCGTACATGCCCCGGATCCCCGAGCACTACGTGGCGCTGGTCGGAACGCTCAAACACGGTGCTGTCTGGGGAAGCGTCAACGAGCGCTTTGGGCCCGATGGCATCTCGTACCGTCTGGACGACTGTGACGCGAAGGTCGTCGTCACCACGACTGATAATCGAGACACGGTCGAAGACGCACTGGACGATGCGCCCACGGTCGAACATGTGATTACCGTTGACCGCGGCGGCGGCGCACCTGCCGATGACGTGGTTTTCAATACCGCGCTCGACGGCGCGAGCACTGCCTACGAGGTTGCCGAGACCAGCGGGGAAGACGACGCACTGCTGTACTACACCTCAGGGACGACCGGGCTGGCCAAAGGCGTCCTCCACAAACAGCGCTGGATCGCCGGTGTCGCGGCAACACAGAAGTACGCCGTGGATCTCCAGGACGGCGACCTGTACTGGTCGACCGGCGACCTCGGCTGGCTGACGGGTGCAATCAACACACTCGGTGCCTGGTTCTGGGGTGCGTCGCTGTTCACGTACGAGGGCGAGTTCGACACCGACGAGTGGGCCGACCTGCTCGACGAATACCCGATCAGCGTCCTGTTCTCGGTCCCGACGGCGTACCGGATGCTCCGAGAAAACGAAGACGTGCTTGCCGATGTCGACCTCGATCTGCGTCATGCGCTCTCTATCGGCGAACCACTCAGCGCCGGCGTCGTCGAGTGGGGGGAAGACGAACTCGGCGTCACGATTCTCGACACATATGGGCAGACTGAGACCGGGAACATGATTATCAACAACTATCCCACGATGGAACTCAGGCCCGGATCGATGGGGAAACCACTCCCCGGAATCGAGGCCGATATCGTCGACCCACAGAGCGGTGAGGTCTTGGAACCCGGCGAAACAGGCGAGATCGCACAGCGGGGGGATTACCCGTGTTTCTTCGCCGAGTTCTGGAACAAGCCTGAGAAGACCCAGCGGGCTTTCATCGACGGTCCAGACGGGAAATGGTATCTTTCGGGCGATCTGGCACATAAGGACGAGAACGGCTATTTCTGGTTCGAGGGACGGGCAGACGACGTGATCCTTTCCTCCGGCTACCGCATCGGGCCGTTCGAGGTCGAGAGCTCGCTGGGCGAGCATGAAGCGGTCGCTGAGGCGGCCGTCGTTCCCAAGCCACACGAAGCGCGGGGCAACATCGTCAAGGCCTACGTTGTGCCAAGCGAGGACGCGGAGCCATCCGACCCCCTCAAAGAAGACATCCAGAGCTACGTGAAAGAAGAGCTCTCAGCACACGAGTACCCACGCGAAATCGAGTTCCGCGAGGAACTGCCCAAGACCGTGACTGGAAAGATCCGCCGAACCGAACTGCACGACGACGCCGAAGCAGAAGCTGAAGTCGAACCCTGA